The following proteins come from a genomic window of Clostridium cylindrosporum DSM 605:
- the lepA gene encoding translation elongation factor 4, which yields MSSGRQSKIRNFSIIAHIDHGKSTLADRLIEMTGTLTKREMDSQVLDTMDLEKERGITIKSQAVRLVYQGEDGQEYVMNLIDTPGHVDFNYEVSRSLAACEGAILVVDATQGIQAQTLANCYLALDNDLEILPVINKIDLPSARPDEIKKEVEDIIGLECENAPLISAKVGLGIEDVLKAIVEKLPAPSGDEDAQLRALVFDSYYDQYKGVVSYIRVKEGSVKKGDKIRFMSTGKDYEVTEVGIFAPSCIEVPELKAGEVGYVTGSIKNVRDARVGDTVTLASNPAKEPLAGYRPAIPMVYSGIYPTDGAKYNELKEALEKLQLNDAALTFEPETSIALGFGFRCGFLGLLHMEVIQERLEREFNLDLVTTAPSVIYKITKSNGELIELTNPTNMPDPAEIDYMEEPMVKASIIAPSDYVGPVMDLCQNRRGVFKTMEYLETTRVVLHYDIPLNEIIFDFFDTLKSKTRGYASLDYELTGYKESKLVKLDILLNGDNVDALSQIVPQERAYARGRAIAEKLKEIIPRQMFEIPIQAAVGAKIIARETVRAMRKDVLAKCYGGDISRKKKLLEKQKEGKKRMKQIGTVEVPQEAFMAVLKVEC from the coding sequence ATGTCTAGTGGAAGACAAAGTAAAATAAGAAATTTTAGTATTATAGCACATATAGACCACGGTAAGTCAACGCTTGCAGATAGATTAATAGAAATGACAGGTACTTTGACTAAGAGAGAAATGGATAGTCAAGTACTTGACACTATGGATCTTGAGAAAGAAAGAGGAATAACTATAAAGTCTCAAGCAGTTAGACTTGTATATCAAGGTGAGGATGGACAGGAATATGTAATGAATCTTATAGATACTCCGGGACATGTAGACTTTAATTATGAAGTTTCAAGAAGTCTTGCTGCATGTGAAGGGGCTATATTGGTTGTAGACGCAACTCAAGGTATTCAAGCTCAAACCCTTGCAAATTGTTACTTGGCACTTGATAATGACCTTGAAATTCTTCCAGTTATTAATAAAATAGATCTTCCAAGTGCAAGACCTGACGAAATTAAAAAGGAAGTTGAGGATATTATAGGACTTGAATGTGAAAATGCTCCTTTAATATCTGCTAAGGTAGGACTTGGTATAGAGGATGTTTTAAAAGCAATAGTTGAAAAACTACCAGCACCAAGTGGAGATGAAGATGCTCAGTTAAGAGCTCTTGTTTTTGATAGTTATTATGACCAGTATAAAGGTGTTGTTTCATATATAAGAGTAAAAGAAGGTAGCGTTAAAAAAGGTGATAAAATAAGATTTATGTCTACTGGAAAAGACTATGAAGTGACAGAAGTAGGTATATTTGCACCAAGCTGCATAGAAGTACCAGAGCTTAAAGCTGGTGAGGTTGGTTATGTAACTGGTAGTATAAAAAATGTTCGTGACGCAAGAGTTGGTGATACAGTAACACTTGCATCAAATCCTGCAAAGGAGCCACTTGCTGGATATAGACCTGCTATTCCTATGGTATATAGTGGTATTTATCCAACGGATGGGGCTAAGTATAATGAACTTAAGGAAGCTTTAGAAAAACTTCAGCTTAATGATGCTGCATTAACATTTGAACCTGAAACATCTATAGCTCTAGGATTTGGTTTTAGATGTGGATTCCTTGGACTACTTCATATGGAGGTTATACAAGAGAGACTAGAAAGAGAATTTAATCTTGATCTTGTAACTACTGCACCTTCTGTTATTTATAAAATAACTAAGTCTAATGGAGAGTTAATAGAACTTACTAATCCAACGAATATGCCTGATCCAGCTGAGATAGATTATATGGAAGAACCTATGGTTAAGGCATCAATTATAGCTCCTTCAGATTACGTAGGACCTGTTATGGATCTTTGCCAAAATAGAAGAGGGGTATTTAAAACAATGGAATATCTAGAAACTACTAGAGTAGTGCTTCACTATGACATACCTCTTAATGAAATTATTTTTGATTTCTTTGATACATTAAAGTCTAAAACAAGAGGATATGCTTCCCTAGACTATGAATTAACAGGATATAAGGAATCAAAGCTTGTTAAGCTGGATATACTTCTGAATGGAGATAATGTAGATGCACTTTCTCAAATAGTACCTCAAGAAAGAGCATATGCTAGGGGACGTGCTATAGCAGAAAAGCTTAAGGAAATCATTCCAAGACAAATGTTTGAAATTCCTATTCAGGCAGCTGTTGGAGCAAAAATTATAGCTAGAGAAACAGTTAGAGCAATGAGAAAAGACGTACTTGCAAAGTGCTATGGTGGAGATATTTCAAGAAAGAAGAAGCTTCTTGAAAAGCAAAAAGAAGGTAAAAAGAGAATGAAACAAATAGGTACAGTAGAAGTTCCTCAAGAAGCTTTCATGGCTGTGTTAAAGGTAGAGTGTTAA
- the hemW gene encoding radical SAM family heme chaperone HemW, whose amino-acid sequence MKSLYIHIPFCARKCLYCDFNSYENRELEDEYIKALLEEISTVSEYKFKTIFIGGGTPTILSIQNLELLLKSLEKFSPVEFSVECNPGTLTKDNLSIMKKYGVNRLSIGLQSTNDKILKSLGRIHNFNEFLDGYNMAREVGFDNINIDLMFAVPNQRFEDFKESLEIVTNLNPEHISAYSLIVEEGTPFYAMQEKGKLEVVDEDVEREMYDYLIDYLQSKGYKWYEISNFAKDKFECSHNKCYWKCEEYIGVGAGAHSYIDNKRFSNAYSVNNYIKYINLEESPIESEEIIDESSAIEEFMFLGLRLIDGISKLEFEKRFKKPIYSIYSDQINSLKDKGLIIEDGDKIMLSRKGVNLSNSVFVEFIN is encoded by the coding sequence ATGAAATCACTTTATATTCACATACCTTTCTGTGCTAGAAAGTGTCTATATTGTGATTTTAACTCATATGAAAATAGAGAACTTGAAGATGAGTATATTAAGGCACTTTTAGAGGAAATTAGTACAGTATCAGAATATAAATTTAAAACAATATTTATTGGTGGGGGTACTCCCACCATTTTATCTATTCAGAATCTAGAACTTCTTTTAAAGTCACTTGAAAAGTTTTCCCCAGTAGAATTTTCAGTAGAATGTAATCCAGGAACTCTAACAAAAGATAATCTTAGTATTATGAAAAAGTATGGTGTAAATAGACTTTCCATTGGACTACAATCAACCAATGATAAAATACTAAAATCCCTTGGAAGAATTCATAATTTTAATGAATTTTTAGATGGATATAATATGGCAAGAGAAGTGGGATTTGATAATATAAATATAGACCTTATGTTTGCAGTACCAAATCAAAGATTTGAGGATTTTAAGGAAAGCTTAGAAATAGTAACTAACTTAAATCCTGAACATATATCAGCATATAGTCTTATAGTAGAAGAAGGAACCCCTTTTTATGCTATGCAAGAAAAGGGGAAACTTGAAGTAGTTGATGAGGATGTTGAAAGAGAAATGTATGATTATCTAATAGATTATTTGCAGTCAAAAGGTTATAAATGGTATGAAATATCAAATTTTGCAAAAGATAAATTTGAGTGCTCTCATAATAAATGTTATTGGAAATGTGAAGAATATATCGGTGTAGGTGCTGGTGCCCACTCATATATAGATAATAAAAGGTTTAGTAATGCATATTCTGTTAATAATTATATAAAGTATATAAATCTTGAAGAATCTCCAATAGAGAGTGAAGAAATTATAGATGAATCATCTGCTATAGAAGAATTTATGTTTTTAGGACTTAGACTTATTGATGGAATAAGTAAATTAGAGTTCGAGAAAAGATTTAAGAAGCCAATATATTCAATATATAGTGATCAAATAAATTCTCTTAAGGATAAAGGTCTTATTATAGAAGATGGTGATAAAATTATGCTATCGAGAAAAGGAGTTAATCTATCTAATAGCGTATTTGTAGAGTTTATTAATTAA
- a CDS encoding stage II sporulation protein P produces MLKGSNRDIISKLIVFIIGLMLMAKIFLPLLARGLSENSKNIFVQVLGKSNGALEQYVAKNTHEDEENVDLTSYIVRNLTGLDLSTPRNFLSSQIPILGLVDISKIKGEEEEPIIVAKKENKENIKKDNIQQVKPNKSSPTPAKKLNHSKPEVFIYHTHTTEGYNPSKAKGQNFTTDLTKTVAKLGDELEKKLEENYGIATIHDKTIHDVPKREGAYAKSRPTMQKYLKENKDFKIIIDLHRDGGIDVNKTTAVINGEKYSRPMFVIGSKNKNIKKSEEAAGRINSEIEKIYPKLSRGILYKKNAIFNQDLSPNVVLIEIGSDGNSLEESLKTIDIIAKALANSIK; encoded by the coding sequence ATGTTAAAAGGAAGTAATAGAGATATCATTAGTAAATTAATAGTTTTTATTATAGGCTTAATGCTTATGGCAAAAATCTTTTTACCATTATTAGCAAGAGGTCTTAGCGAAAATTCAAAAAATATATTTGTACAGGTGCTTGGAAAGTCTAATGGTGCTTTAGAACAGTATGTAGCTAAAAATACCCATGAGGATGAAGAAAATGTTGATCTTACAAGTTACATAGTTAGGAATCTTACTGGACTTGATTTGTCAACTCCAAGGAACTTCTTATCTTCTCAAATTCCGATACTCGGTCTTGTGGATATAAGTAAAATTAAGGGTGAAGAAGAAGAACCAATAATTGTAGCAAAGAAAGAAAATAAAGAAAATATTAAAAAAGATAATATACAACAGGTTAAACCTAATAAGTCATCACCTACTCCTGCAAAAAAGCTTAATCATAGTAAGCCTGAGGTTTTTATATATCATACTCACACTACTGAAGGATACAATCCATCTAAAGCTAAGGGACAAAACTTCACAACTGACCTTACAAAAACTGTAGCAAAGCTTGGGGATGAACTTGAAAAGAAATTGGAAGAGAATTATGGAATTGCAACAATTCATGATAAAACAATTCATGACGTACCAAAAAGAGAAGGTGCATATGCAAAATCTAGACCTACTATGCAAAAGTATTTAAAAGAAAATAAAGATTTTAAAATAATTATAGATCTTCATAGAGATGGTGGAATCGATGTTAACAAAACAACTGCTGTTATAAATGGTGAAAAATACTCAAGGCCTATGTTTGTAATAGGTAGCAAAAATAAAAATATAAAGAAAAGTGAGGAAGCTGCAGGAAGGATAAATTCAGAAATTGAAAAAATTTATCCGAAGCTTTCAAGAGGAATACTTTATAAGAAAAATGCAATCTTTAATCAGGATCTTTCACCAAATGTAGTTTTAATTGAAATAGGGTCAGATGGAAATAGTCTAGAGGAGTCATTAAAAACTATAGATATAATAGCTAAAGCACTAGCTAATTCCATAAAGTAG
- the holA gene encoding DNA polymerase III subunit delta: MQVKSLKDLQNLKRDNKLGNFVLIHGNDKEKIRNSEKYIKSLVDNLCELNLVEIEGNSINIGIIKNACETIPVMATIRVVHIKSAGFLLENIDSTSKILLKEILEYAKDIPEYTILLITHLDLIDKTNQILKVASNLGTLVEYKIPSYGKELSAWIEDFLKGNGKSINKSDIFYLASEISNSIDNMEKELQKLVDYTGDRNVIDRSDIDDIIHKTAESNIFKMSDYMFKRNARGALEILDTLVLQGEPYAKIMFMIIRQFRILYSVKLLLGDGINPREIMSKLKIQEFAYKGIVKIISTWDEKDIKLVLNDALSTDYDIKSGRVYPELGLELLILRICK, translated from the coding sequence ATGCAGGTTAAATCTCTTAAAGACTTACAAAACTTAAAAAGAGATAATAAACTTGGAAACTTTGTTTTAATTCATGGTAATGATAAAGAAAAGATTAGGAACAGTGAAAAGTATATAAAGAGTTTAGTAGATAACTTATGTGAACTAAACCTAGTTGAAATTGAGGGGAATAGTATAAATATTGGTATTATAAAAAATGCATGTGAAACCATTCCTGTTATGGCTACAATTAGAGTGGTACATATAAAATCTGCTGGATTTCTACTTGAGAATATAGACTCTACATCAAAGATACTTTTAAAGGAAATTTTAGAGTATGCTAAGGATATTCCGGAATACACTATACTTCTTATAACACACTTAGATTTAATTGATAAAACAAATCAAATATTAAAGGTAGCATCTAATTTAGGAACACTTGTAGAATACAAGATTCCATCCTATGGAAAGGAATTAAGTGCTTGGATTGAGGACTTCTTAAAGGGAAATGGCAAGTCAATTAATAAGTCAGATATATTTTACTTGGCATCTGAAATTTCAAATTCTATAGATAATATGGAAAAGGAATTACAAAAACTTGTAGATTATACAGGAGATAGGAATGTAATTGATAGAAGTGATATAGATGATATTATCCATAAAACAGCGGAAAGTAACATATTTAAAATGTCTGATTACATGTTTAAAAGGAATGCTAGAGGTGCACTGGAAATTCTAGATACGCTTGTTCTTCAAGGTGAGCCCTATGCAAAAATAATGTTTATGATAATCAGACAATTTAGGATACTTTATTCTGTTAAGCTTTTACTAGGGGATGGGATTAACCCTCGAGAGATAATGTCTAAGTTGAAAATTCAGGAGTTTGCATATAAAGGAATAGTAAAAATTATATCCACATGGGATGAAAAAGATATTAAACTTGTTTTAAATGATGCGCTAAGTACTGATTATGATATTAAAAGTGGAAGGGTATATCCTGAACTTGGACTTGAACTTTTAATTCTTAGGATATGTAAATAA
- the rpsT gene encoding 30S ribosomal protein S20, which yields MANIKSAMKRIKVIEKKTLRNKMVKTSVKTSVKKFETALAAGNVEEAKALLSAASCEIDKAASKGILHKNAASRKKSRLSIALNKAAN from the coding sequence ATGGCAAATATTAAGTCTGCAATGAAAAGAATAAAGGTAATAGAAAAGAAGACACTAAGAAACAAGATGGTAAAGACATCTGTTAAAACTTCAGTTAAGAAGTTTGAAACAGCTCTTGCTGCTGGAAACGTTGAAGAAGCAAAGGCTCTTCTATCAGCAGCTTCTTGTGAAATCGACAAGGCTGCTTCAAAGGGAATTCTTCATAAGAATGCAGCTTCAAGAAAGAAGTCAAGACTTTCAATTGCTCTTAACAAAGCAGCTAACTAA
- the dnaK gene encoding molecular chaperone DnaK → MGKVIGIDLGTTNSCVAVMEGGEPVVIANSEGARTTPSVIGFKPDGERIVGQVAKRQAITNPDKTIISIKRHMGTDHKVNIDGKDYSPQELSAMILSKLKADAESYLGETVTDAVITVPAYFNDSERQATKDAGKIAGLNVQRIINEPTAASLAYGLDKGEGNHKILIYDLGGGTFDVSILEIGDGVFEVLATHGDTKLGGDDFDDRIINYLADTFKNDTGLDLRQDNMAMQRLKEAAEKAKIELSSLTSTEVNLPFISVDQTGPKHLNINLTRAKFDEITADLVKRTLVPIEKSLKDAGLSINDVEKVVLVGGSTRIPAVQDAVKNFTGKEPSKGVNPDECVALGAAIQAGVLTGDVKDVLLLDVTPLSLGIETLGGVATALIPRNTTIPTKKSQVFSTAADGQTSVEIHVVQGERQMANDNKSLGKFQLSGIAPAPRGIPQIEVTFDIDANGIVNVSAEDKATGKKADITITASTNLSDDEVDKAVREAEMYAEEDKKRKESIETKNTAESMVYQTENALKELGDKISAEEKSEIEAKVAELKEKLQGDDLEAIKAANEELTKKFYEVSAKMYQEAGGAGQGGFDPNAAGATQNDGEINADFDVKDK, encoded by the coding sequence ATGGGAAAAGTAATAGGAATAGATTTAGGAACAACTAATTCATGTGTAGCTGTTATGGAAGGTGGAGAACCAGTTGTAATAGCAAACTCAGAGGGAGCAAGAACTACTCCATCAGTTATTGGATTTAAGCCAGATGGAGAAAGAATAGTTGGGCAAGTTGCAAAAAGACAAGCAATAACTAATCCAGATAAAACAATAATATCAATAAAAAGACATATGGGAACTGACCACAAGGTAAATATAGATGGGAAAGATTATTCACCGCAAGAACTTTCAGCTATGATTCTTTCAAAGCTTAAGGCTGATGCAGAAAGCTATCTTGGTGAAACAGTTACAGATGCTGTAATTACAGTACCTGCATACTTTAATGATAGTGAAAGACAAGCAACTAAGGATGCTGGAAAAATTGCAGGACTTAATGTACAAAGAATTATCAATGAGCCAACAGCAGCATCACTTGCTTATGGACTTGATAAGGGAGAAGGAAATCATAAAATCCTTATATATGACCTAGGTGGAGGTACATTTGACGTATCAATACTAGAAATTGGTGATGGAGTATTTGAAGTATTAGCTACACACGGTGATACAAAGCTTGGTGGAGACGATTTTGATGATAGAATTATAAACTATCTTGCTGATACCTTTAAAAATGATACAGGACTAGACCTAAGACAAGATAATATGGCAATGCAAAGACTTAAGGAAGCTGCTGAAAAGGCTAAGATAGAGCTTTCATCACTTACTTCAACTGAAGTTAATCTACCATTCATTTCAGTTGATCAAACAGGACCAAAGCACCTTAATATTAATTTAACAAGAGCTAAGTTCGATGAAATAACAGCTGATCTTGTAAAGAGAACTTTAGTACCTATTGAAAAGTCACTAAAGGATGCAGGTCTTTCAATTAATGATGTAGAAAAGGTAGTTTTAGTTGGTGGATCAACAAGAATACCAGCAGTTCAAGACGCTGTAAAGAACTTTACAGGAAAAGAACCATCAAAGGGAGTTAATCCAGATGAATGTGTAGCTTTAGGTGCTGCAATTCAAGCAGGTGTATTAACAGGAGATGTTAAGGATGTTCTACTACTAGATGTTACACCTCTTTCACTTGGAATTGAAACTTTAGGAGGGGTTGCAACTGCACTTATTCCTAGAAATACTACTATTCCAACTAAGAAGAGCCAAGTATTCTCAACAGCTGCAGATGGTCAAACATCAGTTGAAATACATGTTGTTCAAGGTGAGAGACAAATGGCAAATGACAATAAGTCATTAGGTAAATTCCAACTTTCAGGAATTGCACCAGCTCCAAGAGGAATTCCTCAAATCGAAGTAACATTTGATATAGATGCTAATGGTATAGTAAATGTTTCAGCTGAGGATAAGGCTACTGGAAAGAAGGCAGATATAACAATTACTGCTTCAACTAACCTTTCAGATGATGAAGTAGATAAGGCTGTTAGAGAAGCTGAAATGTATGCTGAAGAAGATAAGAAGAGAAAAGAATCAATTGAAACTAAGAATACTGCAGAATCAATGGTATATCAAACTGAAAATGCACTTAAAGAATTAGGTGATAAGATTTCGGCTGAAGAAAAATCAGAAATAGAAGCAAAGGTTGCAGAGCTTAAGGAAAAGCTACAAGGAGATGACCTTGAAGCTATTAAGGCTGCTAATGAAGAACTTACTAAGAAATTCTACGAAGTTTCAGCTAAGATGTATCAAGAAGCAGGGGGAGCAGGTCAAGGAGGATTTGATCCAAATGCTGCAGGTGCTACTCAAAACGACGGAGAAATCAATGCTGACTTTGATGTAAAGGATAAATAA
- the gpr gene encoding GPR endopeptidase, giving the protein MFNPRTDLAVEAREIYNKNREVEIEGVSVDTKRMLGGIRIVTVNVLNEKGEKAIKKPKGTYITMEIPEVKHYDVDLHEDLTRALSEEILKIVDVKKDLKTLVIGLGNWHVTPDALGPKVISKLMITRHLKEYMPDELEEGINPVAALAPGVLGITGIETAEIVKGLVEKTKPDVVIVIDALAARKVERVARTIQIGDTGIAPGAGVGNKRMELSKETLGVPVIAIGVPTVVDAATLANDTIDSMIDSLIEETKNNSETKGFYNMLKSLDKEEKYNMIKGVLSPYSSNMLVTPKDIDALIEDLAKIIANSINISLHPSIDLNDIDRYLF; this is encoded by the coding sequence ATGTTTAATCCACGTACAGATTTAGCTGTTGAAGCTAGGGAAATATATAACAAGAATAGGGAAGTAGAAATAGAAGGTGTATCCGTCGATACAAAGAGAATGCTTGGAGGAATAAGAATAGTAACGGTTAATGTCCTTAATGAAAAAGGAGAAAAGGCAATTAAAAAGCCTAAGGGAACATATATAACTATGGAAATTCCAGAGGTAAAGCATTATGATGTAGACCTACATGAGGATTTAACTAGGGCTCTTTCAGAGGAAATTCTTAAAATTGTAGATGTAAAAAAAGATCTTAAAACTCTTGTAATAGGTCTTGGAAATTGGCATGTGACACCTGATGCATTAGGTCCTAAGGTTATTTCAAAGCTAATGATTACAAGACACCTTAAGGAATACATGCCAGATGAACTAGAGGAAGGAATTAATCCTGTTGCAGCATTAGCACCTGGTGTTCTTGGAATTACAGGGATAGAAACTGCAGAAATAGTTAAGGGACTTGTTGAAAAGACAAAGCCAGATGTAGTTATTGTAATAGATGCACTAGCTGCAAGAAAGGTAGAAAGAGTTGCTAGAACTATCCAAATAGGAGATACAGGTATTGCACCTGGCGCGGGAGTTGGAAATAAAAGAATGGAATTATCTAAGGAAACACTTGGAGTTCCTGTAATAGCAATAGGTGTTCCAACAGTTGTAGATGCTGCGACCCTTGCAAATGATACTATAGATTCTATGATTGATTCGCTAATTGAAGAAACAAAGAATAATTCAGAAACAAAGGGGTTTTATAACATGCTTAAATCCTTAGATAAGGAAGAGAAATATAATATGATAAAAGGTGTTTTAAGCCCATATTCAAGTAATATGTTAGTAACTCCTAAGGATATAGATGCTTTAATTGAGGACCTTGCAAAAATTATAGCTAATAGTATAAATATATCCCTTCACCCATCAATAGATTTAAATGATATAGATAGATATCTTTTCTAA
- the hrcA gene encoding heat-inducible transcriptional repressor HrcA, producing the protein MEIGDRKKAILSAIVRDYIQTGEPVGSRTIAKKYEVGFSSATIRNEMADLEELGLIKQPHTSAGRIPSDKGYRFYVDKLMEIGSPTKEEIELIKNYIHLSTINEVDKLIKRTAKLISEVTNYTAAIITPSVSKSVIVSLKLIPVNESEIVAVVVTDMAQIKNVMIKLPRPISPDMLLKISSMLNEKLCGLTVEDINLSVISSIQEELKGYNEILNSIIPLLYDSLKTNQQKLYLSGASNIFSHAEYNDVEKAKEFLSLVEDGDMLRKIFIGTENPLEISIGDENDIDEVKKYSIVKATYSINQKPVGSIGVIGPTRMNYSRVMGVLKCFTDILNDVLKTTYED; encoded by the coding sequence ATGGAAATAGGTGATAGAAAAAAAGCCATATTAAGCGCAATTGTTAGGGACTATATACAAACAGGCGAGCCTGTAGGATCTAGAACTATAGCAAAAAAGTATGAAGTTGGATTTAGCTCTGCAACTATAAGAAATGAAATGGCTGATTTAGAAGAATTAGGACTTATTAAACAACCACATACTTCAGCAGGGAGAATACCCTCTGATAAAGGATATAGGTTCTATGTAGATAAGCTTATGGAAATTGGAAGCCCAACGAAGGAAGAAATAGAGCTTATTAAAAACTATATACACTTATCTACTATTAATGAAGTAGATAAGTTGATAAAAAGAACTGCAAAGCTTATATCTGAAGTTACAAACTACACAGCAGCAATTATTACTCCATCAGTGAGTAAAAGTGTAATAGTATCTTTGAAGCTAATACCAGTAAATGAAAGTGAAATAGTTGCGGTTGTTGTAACAGATATGGCACAGATTAAAAATGTTATGATAAAACTACCAAGACCAATATCACCTGATATGTTACTGAAAATTAGCAGTATGTTAAATGAAAAATTATGTGGATTAACAGTTGAGGACATTAATCTTTCGGTTATATCATCTATACAAGAGGAATTAAAAGGATATAATGAAATATTAAACTCAATAATACCACTATTATATGATAGTCTTAAAACAAACCAACAAAAACTATATCTTTCAGGAGCTTCTAATATATTTAGCCATGCTGAATATAACGATGTTGAAAAAGCTAAGGAATTTCTATCTTTAGTTGAAGATGGTGATATGTTAAGAAAAATTTTTATTGGAACAGAAAACCCTTTGGAAATATCAATAGGAGATGAAAACGATATAGATGAGGTCAAGAAGTATAGTATTGTTAAAGCTACTTATAGCATAAACCAAAAACCTGTAGGAAGTATAGGAGTAATAGGACCTACTAGAATGAATTATTCTAGAGTTATGGGTGTTCTGAAATGTTTTACAGATATACTAAATGATGTTTTAAAGACAACTTATGAGGATTAA
- the grpE gene encoding nucleotide exchange factor GrpE, translated as MEDKNLNENLEDVEELLDTVDTEGKCADESTEESSENIKEMLSKKEAECEEYLDLLKRTKAEYDNFRKRTQKEKEGLFDEGFRTSIEKIIPVLDNLERALEHSDEEGALKEGLEMILKMFKDILEKEGVSLIPSKGEKFDPNLHNAVMHIDDDAYGDNEVVEVLLEGYTYKDKVIRHSMVKVAN; from the coding sequence ATGGAGGATAAAAACCTTAACGAAAATCTAGAAGATGTTGAAGAGCTTCTAGATACTGTAGATACTGAAGGTAAATGTGCTGATGAATCTACAGAAGAAAGTAGTGAAAATATCAAAGAAATGTTATCGAAAAAAGAAGCTGAGTGTGAAGAGTACTTAGATTTACTTAAAAGAACAAAGGCTGAATATGATAACTTCAGAAAAAGAACTCAAAAAGAAAAAGAAGGACTATTTGATGAAGGATTTAGAACTTCAATTGAGAAGATTATACCTGTTTTAGATAATCTAGAAAGAGCACTTGAGCATTCAGATGAAGAAGGTGCACTAAAAGAAGGACTTGAAATGATTCTAAAAATGTTCAAGGACATTTTAGAAAAAGAAGGTGTATCCCTAATTCCATCAAAGGGAGAGAAATTTGATCCTAACCTTCATAATGCTGTTATGCACATTGATGATGATGCATATGGAGATAATGAAGTTGTAGAAGTTCTTTTAGAGGGATATACATATAAAGATAAAGTAATTCGTCACAGTATGGTAAAGGTGGCAAACTAA